One genomic region from Streptomyces sp. Li-HN-5-11 encodes:
- a CDS encoding UDP-glucose/GDP-mannose dehydrogenase family protein: protein MSLKITVIGTGYLGATHAAALAELGFEVLAIDVVREKIEMLERGEAPMYEPGLEELLRRHVAAIEGSSGRLRFTQDWAEVGAFGDVHFVCVNTPQKHGEYACDMSYVDSAIGSLAPHLTGPALVVGKSTVPVGSADRLARTIAELAPAGEDAELAWNPEFLREGFAVQDTLHPDRIVVGVRSERAEKLLREVYATPIAEGSPFVVTDFPTAELVKTSANSFLATKISFINAMAEVCEAAGGDVAKLAEAIGYDDRIGRKFLRAGIGFGGGCLPKDIRAFMARAGELGADQALTFLREIDSINMRQRGQMVELARQALGGGPFLGKRVAVLGATFKPDSDDVRDSPALNVAGQIHLQGGQVTVYDPKGMENARRVFPTLGYADSALEAVRGADVVLHLTEWREFRELDPAELGGVVAARVVLDGRNALDPELWRRAGWRYRAMGRPTA from the coding sequence CCTGGCCGAGCTGGGCTTCGAGGTGCTGGCCATCGATGTCGTCCGGGAGAAGATCGAGATGCTCGAGCGGGGCGAGGCCCCGATGTACGAGCCGGGGCTGGAGGAGCTGCTGCGCAGGCACGTGGCGGCGATCGAGGGTTCCAGCGGGCGGCTGCGTTTCACCCAGGACTGGGCCGAGGTCGGCGCGTTCGGCGATGTCCACTTCGTCTGTGTGAACACCCCGCAGAAGCACGGGGAGTACGCCTGCGACATGTCGTACGTCGACTCCGCCATCGGCTCGCTGGCCCCGCACCTGACCGGTCCGGCCCTGGTCGTGGGCAAGTCGACCGTACCCGTCGGGTCGGCGGACCGCCTGGCCCGTACGATCGCCGAACTCGCGCCGGCGGGCGAGGACGCCGAGCTGGCCTGGAACCCCGAGTTCCTGCGCGAGGGCTTCGCGGTCCAGGACACGCTGCACCCGGACCGGATCGTGGTCGGTGTGCGCAGCGAGCGGGCGGAGAAGCTGCTGCGCGAGGTGTACGCGACGCCGATCGCCGAGGGCTCCCCCTTCGTGGTCACCGACTTCCCGACCGCGGAGCTGGTGAAGACCTCCGCGAACTCCTTCCTCGCGACGAAGATCTCGTTCATCAACGCGATGGCGGAGGTGTGCGAGGCGGCGGGCGGCGATGTCGCCAAGCTGGCGGAGGCGATCGGGTACGACGACCGGATCGGCCGGAAGTTCCTGCGGGCGGGGATCGGTTTCGGCGGCGGGTGTCTGCCGAAGGACATCCGGGCGTTCATGGCGCGCGCCGGTGAGCTGGGCGCGGACCAGGCGCTGACCTTCCTGCGCGAGATCGACTCGATCAACATGCGCCAGCGCGGGCAGATGGTGGAGCTGGCCCGGCAGGCGCTGGGCGGGGGGCCGTTCCTCGGCAAGCGGGTGGCGGTGCTCGGTGCGACCTTCAAGCCCGACTCGGACGACGTGCGCGACTCGCCCGCCCTCAACGTGGCCGGGCAGATCCATCTGCAGGGCGGTCAGGTGACGGTGTACGACCCGAAGGGCATGGAGAACGCCCGGCGGGTCTTCCCGACGCTCGGGTACGCCGACTCGGCGCTGGAGGCGGTCCGGGGTGCCGATGTGGTTCTGCACCTGACCGAGTGGCGGGAGTTCCGTGAGCTGGATCCGGCGGAACTGGGTGGGGTCGTGGCGGCCCGGGTCGTGCTGGACGGGCGCAACGCCCTGGACCCGGAGCTGTGGCGGCGGGCGGGGTGGAGGTACCGGGCGATGGGGCGTCCCACCGCGTAG
- a CDS encoding CGNR zinc finger domain-containing protein: MSERSPAPGGLALVESLVNTLDIETGADSLDTADGRARFGIPEAQLPQARELRESLRATLLAHAGHPPHHHVTPLGELLGQAPLLVTVDTQDGSAALAPADTGPLLSRVAAAVAEALVAGTWGRLKACEADTCHWAYYDRSPAGRGRWCSMQVCGARAKMRRYRAKEA, from the coding sequence ATGAGTGAGAGATCGCCCGCCCCAGGAGGCCTGGCTCTGGTCGAGTCCCTGGTGAACACGCTGGACATCGAGACGGGCGCCGACTCGCTCGACACGGCGGACGGCAGGGCGCGCTTCGGGATTCCCGAGGCACAACTGCCGCAGGCGCGCGAACTGCGCGAGTCGCTGCGGGCGACGCTCCTCGCGCACGCGGGCCACCCGCCGCACCACCACGTGACGCCCCTCGGCGAACTGCTGGGACAGGCCCCGCTGCTGGTGACGGTCGACACCCAGGACGGCTCCGCCGCCCTCGCCCCAGCCGACACCGGCCCCCTGCTGTCCCGCGTCGCGGCCGCGGTCGCCGAAGCGCTCGTCGCCGGCACCTGGGGCCGGCTGAAGGCCTGCGAGGCGGACACCTGCCACTGGGCGTACTACGACCGCAGTCCGGCCGGCCGCGGCCGCTGGTGTTCGATGCAGGTGTGCGGGGCGCGCGCGAAGATGCGCCGCTACCGGGCGAAAGAGGCGTGA
- a CDS encoding VOC family protein — translation MALAKLGVVVLDCPDPRALAGFYAEVLGGTVEGEGDWVDVRVPNGPALAFQAAPGFVPPKWPSADASQQFHLDLVVEDLDAAEKGVLALGAKPLAERGGSSFRVYADPAGHPFCLCRC, via the coding sequence ATGGCTCTGGCCAAGCTGGGTGTCGTCGTCCTGGACTGTCCCGACCCGCGCGCGCTCGCCGGGTTCTACGCCGAGGTGCTCGGCGGAACCGTCGAGGGTGAGGGCGACTGGGTGGATGTGAGGGTGCCGAACGGGCCGGCGCTGGCCTTCCAGGCGGCACCGGGGTTCGTACCGCCGAAGTGGCCGTCGGCCGACGCCTCGCAGCAGTTCCACCTGGACCTGGTCGTGGAGGACCTGGACGCGGCGGAGAAGGGCGTGCTGGCGCTCGGGGCGAAGCCGCTGGCCGAGCGGGGCGGCAGCAGCTTCCGGGTCTACGCCGACCCCGCCGGGCACCCGTTCTGTCTCTGCCGGTGCTGA
- a CDS encoding Txe/YoeB family addiction module toxin encodes MRSVHFDPDAWEDFLFWLGTDRKMARRITRLIAEIQRDPFTGIGKPEPLKADLSGYWSRRIDDEHRLVYRADDKEVKILKARYHYH; translated from the coding sequence GTGAGGAGCGTCCATTTCGATCCGGACGCCTGGGAGGACTTCCTGTTCTGGCTGGGCACGGACCGCAAAATGGCACGCCGGATCACCCGCCTGATCGCGGAGATCCAGCGCGACCCGTTCACCGGCATCGGCAAGCCCGAACCGCTCAAGGCCGACCTGTCCGGCTACTGGTCGCGCCGGATCGACGACGAGCACCGACTGGTGTACCGGGCGGACGACAAGGAAGTGAAAATCCTCAAGGCCCGCTACCACTATCACTAG
- a CDS encoding type II toxin-antitoxin system prevent-host-death family antitoxin — translation MTISASEARRDLFPLIKRVNDDHLPVRISSKGGDAVLMSADDYEAWQETVYLLRSPANARRLMEAVARDRAGDAAVTKTLDELQDLAGDE, via the coding sequence ATGACCATAAGCGCCAGTGAGGCACGCCGGGACCTGTTCCCTCTCATCAAGCGTGTCAACGACGATCACCTGCCCGTCCGTATCAGCTCCAAGGGCGGCGACGCCGTCCTCATGTCGGCCGACGACTACGAAGCCTGGCAGGAGACGGTGTACCTCCTGCGGTCCCCGGCGAACGCTCGGCGTCTCATGGAAGCCGTCGCCCGGGACAGGGCGGGTGACGCCGCCGTCACCAAGACCCTGGATGAGCTTCAGGACCTTGCGGGCGACGAGTGA
- a CDS encoding dipeptidase: MRSLEEARDLLSEFPVVDGHNDLPWALRKQTRYDLDALDIATHQNARLHTDLPRLREGGVGAQYWSVFVPADLPDPVPATLEQIDCVRQLLERYPADLAPARTAADMETARADGRIASLMGAEGGHSIANSLGTLRCLYALGVRYMTLTHNHNVAWADSATDEPRAGGLTAFGREVVGEMNRLGMLVDLSHVAATTMRDALDATSAPVIFSHSSARAVCDHPRNIPDDVLERLPANGGVAMVTFVPKFVLQAAVDWTAAADENLRAHGFHHLDSTPEAMKVHRAFEEHTPRPVATVTTVADHLDHMREVAGIDHLGIGGDYDGTAFTPDGLNDVSGYPNLIAELLDRGWSKTDLSKLTWQNAVRVLGAAEDVARDLRSTRAPSNATIESLDD, from the coding sequence ATGCGCTCGCTGGAGGAAGCCCGGGACCTGCTGAGCGAGTTCCCGGTCGTCGACGGGCACAACGACCTGCCCTGGGCGCTGCGCAAGCAGACCCGCTACGACCTCGACGCGCTCGACATCGCCACCCACCAGAACGCCCGGCTGCACACCGACCTGCCCCGCCTGCGCGAGGGCGGCGTCGGCGCGCAGTACTGGTCGGTGTTCGTCCCCGCCGACCTCCCCGATCCCGTACCGGCCACGCTGGAACAGATCGACTGCGTACGGCAGCTGCTCGAGCGCTACCCGGCCGACCTGGCCCCCGCCCGCACCGCCGCCGACATGGAGACGGCACGCGCGGACGGTCGTATCGCCTCGCTCATGGGCGCCGAGGGCGGCCACTCCATCGCCAACTCCCTCGGCACGCTCAGGTGCTTGTACGCCCTCGGCGTCCGGTACATGACCCTCACCCACAACCACAACGTGGCGTGGGCGGACTCGGCGACGGACGAGCCGCGCGCCGGCGGCCTGACGGCCTTCGGCCGCGAGGTGGTAGGGGAGATGAACCGCCTCGGCATGCTGGTCGACCTCTCCCACGTGGCGGCGACGACCATGCGGGACGCGCTGGACGCCACCAGCGCCCCGGTGATCTTCTCCCACTCCTCCGCGCGGGCCGTCTGCGACCACCCCCGCAACATCCCGGACGACGTGCTGGAGCGGCTGCCCGCCAACGGCGGCGTGGCGATGGTGACCTTCGTGCCGAAGTTCGTCCTCCAGGCCGCCGTCGACTGGACCGCGGCGGCCGACGAGAACCTGCGCGCGCACGGCTTCCACCACCTCGACTCCACACCCGAGGCGATGAAGGTCCACCGCGCCTTCGAGGAACACACCCCGCGCCCGGTCGCCACGGTGACCACCGTCGCCGACCACCTCGACCACATGCGCGAGGTCGCCGGCATCGACCACCTGGGCATCGGAGGCGACTACGACGGCACGGCCTTCACTCCCGACGGCCTGAACGACGTCTCCGGCTACCCCAACCTGATCGCCGAGCTGCTGGACCGCGGCTGGTCGAAGACCGACCTGTCCAAGCTGACCTGGCAGAACGCGGTCCGGGTCCTGGGCGCCGCGGAGGACGTGGCCCGTGACCTCCGGAGCACGCGCGCCCCGTCCAACGCGACCATCGAGTCACTGGACGACTGA
- the purE gene encoding 5-(carboxyamino)imidazole ribonucleotide mutase, whose product MSPVVGIVMGSDSDWPVMEAAAKALDEFEIAYEVDVVSAHRMPREMITYGEHAADRGLKVIIAGAGGAAHLPGMLASVTPLPVIGVPVPLKYLDGMDSLLSIVQMPAGVPVATVSVAGARNAGLLAARILATHDEELLGRMREFQQELNDQATEKGKRLRAKVEGAGGGFGFGAGK is encoded by the coding sequence ATGAGCCCAGTTGTTGGCATCGTCATGGGTTCGGACTCCGACTGGCCCGTCATGGAGGCCGCCGCCAAGGCCCTCGACGAGTTCGAGATCGCCTACGAGGTCGACGTCGTCTCCGCGCACCGCATGCCGCGCGAGATGATCACGTACGGCGAGCACGCGGCCGACCGCGGACTGAAGGTGATCATCGCGGGCGCGGGCGGCGCCGCCCACCTGCCCGGCATGCTCGCCTCCGTCACCCCGCTGCCCGTCATCGGCGTGCCCGTGCCGCTGAAGTACCTCGACGGCATGGACTCACTGCTGTCGATCGTGCAGATGCCGGCCGGTGTGCCGGTGGCGACGGTCTCCGTCGCCGGGGCACGCAACGCGGGCCTGCTCGCCGCCCGCATCCTCGCCACCCACGACGAGGAGCTCCTCGGCCGGATGCGGGAGTTCCAGCAGGAGCTCAACGACCAGGCCACCGAGAAGGGCAAGCGGCTGCGTGCCAAGGTCGAGGGCGCCGGCGGCGGCTTCGGCTTCGGCGCGGGGAAGTGA
- a CDS encoding 5-(carboxyamino)imidazole ribonucleotide synthase: MTFPVVGMVGGGQLARMTHEAGIPLGIRFRLLSDTPQDSAAQVVSDVVVGDYRDLQTLRAFAQGCDVITFDHEHVPTEHLRALEADGIPVRPGPDALVHAQDKGVMRAKLDAIGVPCPRHRIVSDPQDVAAFAAELERGGHEVPSGKGGGGRRAGGFPVVLKTVRGGYDGKGVWVVDSVEEAAEPFRAGVPVLAEEKVDFVRELAANVVRSPHGQAVAYPVVESRQVDGVCDTVIAPAPGLEEELALQAEELALTIAKELGVVGHLAVELFQTRDGRILVNELAMRPHNSGHWSMDGAITSQFANHVRAVLDLPLGDPRPRAKWTVMVNVLGGDFPDMYSAYLHCMARDPQLKIHMYGKDVKPGRKVGHVNTYGDDLDDVLERARHAAGYLRGTITE; the protein is encoded by the coding sequence GTGACGTTCCCCGTTGTCGGCATGGTCGGCGGTGGCCAGCTCGCTCGTATGACACACGAGGCGGGCATCCCGCTGGGCATCAGGTTCAGGCTCCTCAGTGACACCCCTCAGGACTCCGCGGCGCAGGTGGTGAGCGATGTCGTCGTCGGCGACTACCGCGACCTCCAGACGCTGCGCGCCTTCGCGCAGGGCTGTGACGTGATCACCTTCGATCACGAGCACGTCCCCACCGAGCACCTGCGGGCCCTGGAGGCGGACGGCATCCCCGTCCGCCCGGGTCCCGACGCGCTCGTGCACGCCCAGGACAAGGGCGTGATGCGCGCGAAGCTCGACGCGATCGGTGTGCCGTGCCCGCGGCACCGGATCGTGAGCGACCCGCAGGACGTGGCCGCGTTCGCCGCGGAGCTCGAAAGGGGCGGGCACGAAGTGCCCTCCGGCAAGGGCGGTGGTGGGCGACGGGCGGGCGGGTTCCCCGTCGTCCTCAAGACCGTCCGCGGCGGCTACGACGGCAAGGGCGTGTGGGTCGTCGACTCCGTCGAGGAGGCCGCCGAGCCCTTCCGCGCGGGCGTTCCCGTCCTCGCCGAGGAGAAGGTCGACTTCGTCCGCGAGCTGGCCGCCAACGTCGTACGCTCCCCGCACGGCCAGGCGGTGGCGTACCCGGTCGTGGAGTCCCGGCAGGTGGACGGCGTCTGCGACACCGTGATAGCCCCGGCCCCCGGCCTGGAGGAGGAGCTCGCCCTCCAGGCGGAGGAGCTGGCCCTGACCATCGCCAAGGAACTCGGCGTCGTCGGCCACCTCGCCGTCGAGCTGTTCCAGACCCGCGACGGCCGCATCCTCGTCAACGAGCTGGCCATGCGCCCGCACAACTCCGGCCACTGGTCGATGGACGGCGCGATCACCTCGCAGTTCGCCAACCACGTCCGCGCCGTCCTCGACCTGCCGCTGGGCGATCCGCGCCCGCGCGCGAAGTGGACGGTCATGGTCAACGTGCTGGGCGGCGACTTCCCCGACATGTACTCCGCGTACCTGCACTGCATGGCCCGCGACCCCCAGCTGAAGATCCACATGTACGGCAAGGACGTGAAACCCGGCCGTAAGGTCGGACACGTGAACACCTACGGCGACGACCTGGACGACGTGCTGGAACGCGCCCGTCACGCAGCCGGCTACCTGAGAGGCACGATCACCGAATGA
- a CDS encoding GtrA family protein: MEPGSSGLWTVPPASRGALRRQIRRVWREVAKFGAVGGAGLLVNLLVFNLVRHVTGLQVVRASVIATIVSIIFNYIGFRYFTYRDRDKGGRTKELTLFLLFSAVGLVIENGVLYLATYGFHWDSPLQSNVFKFLGIGIATLFRFWSYRTWVFRALPAREAVAKAESILAAESKKPRPRAFR, from the coding sequence ATGGAACCTGGTTCCTCGGGGCTTTGGACGGTGCCCCCCGCGTCCCGAGGCGCGCTGCGCCGGCAGATCCGCCGCGTCTGGCGTGAGGTCGCCAAGTTCGGGGCGGTCGGCGGGGCAGGGCTCCTGGTCAACCTGCTGGTGTTCAACCTGGTACGGCACGTGACCGGGCTGCAGGTGGTGCGGGCGAGCGTGATCGCCACCATCGTGTCGATCATCTTCAACTACATCGGGTTCCGCTACTTCACCTACCGGGACCGCGACAAGGGCGGCCGCACCAAGGAACTGACCCTGTTCCTGCTGTTCAGCGCGGTCGGGCTGGTCATCGAGAACGGTGTGCTGTACCTGGCGACGTACGGCTTCCACTGGGACAGCCCGCTGCAGAGCAACGTCTTCAAGTTCCTCGGCATCGGCATCGCGACCCTGTTCCGCTTCTGGTCCTACCGCACCTGGGTGTTCCGTGCCCTGCCGGCCCGGGAGGCCGTCGCGAAGGCGGAGTCGATCCTGGCGGCCGAGTCGAAGAAGCCGCGGCCGAGGGCCTTCCGCTAG
- a CDS encoding ATP-binding protein, producing the protein MRRRLIQSTLAVVLVVIAVFGVSLVIVETRTISNSAQERVDSEALRLASIVDSRLLGAETVNADVLREQVTDNLHATIRIPGEAPIDVGTKPDGDVIRSKAMGEQGEQVVVEEPRSSVTREVGRTLLIIGLVALLAVVAAVLLAIRQANRLASPLTDLAQTAERLGSGDPRPRHKRYGVPELDRVADVLDSSAERIARMLTAERRLAADASHQLRTPLTALSMRLEEITLTDDPDTVKEEANVALTQVERLTDVVERLLTNARDPRTGSAVPFDLDEVIQQQIAEWRPAYRSAGRAIVSSGKRHLQAVGTPGAVAQVLAALIENSLMHGGGTVALRTRVTGNQAVVEVTDEGPGVPADLGARIFERTISGRNSTGIGLAVARDLAEADGGRLELLQAQPPVFGLFLSRTPPQRRATEEDMPTVR; encoded by the coding sequence ATGCGCCGTCGACTGATCCAGTCCACGCTCGCCGTGGTGCTCGTCGTGATCGCCGTCTTCGGCGTCTCCCTGGTGATCGTCGAGACCCGCACGATCAGCAACAGCGCCCAGGAGCGGGTCGACTCCGAGGCGCTGCGGCTGGCCAGCATCGTCGACAGCCGGCTCCTCGGCGCGGAGACGGTCAACGCGGACGTCCTCAGGGAACAGGTCACCGACAACCTGCACGCGACGATCCGGATTCCGGGCGAGGCGCCGATCGACGTGGGCACCAAACCCGACGGCGACGTGATCCGCTCCAAGGCCATGGGCGAGCAGGGCGAGCAGGTCGTCGTCGAGGAGCCGCGCTCCTCCGTGACCCGCGAGGTCGGCCGTACGCTGCTGATCATCGGTCTGGTGGCGCTGCTGGCGGTGGTGGCCGCGGTGCTGCTCGCGATCCGCCAGGCCAACCGGCTCGCCTCCCCGCTGACCGACCTGGCCCAGACCGCCGAACGCCTCGGCTCGGGCGACCCGCGCCCCCGCCACAAGCGCTACGGCGTCCCCGAACTGGACCGGGTCGCCGACGTCCTGGACTCCTCCGCCGAGCGCATCGCCCGCATGCTGACCGCGGAGCGGCGCCTGGCCGCCGACGCCTCCCACCAGCTGCGCACGCCGCTGACCGCGCTGTCCATGCGGCTGGAGGAGATCACCCTCACCGACGACCCGGACACGGTGAAGGAGGAGGCGAACGTCGCGCTCACCCAGGTCGAGCGCCTGACGGACGTGGTGGAACGCCTGCTCACCAACGCCCGCGACCCCCGCACCGGCTCCGCCGTCCCCTTCGACCTCGACGAGGTCATCCAGCAGCAGATCGCCGAGTGGCGCCCCGCCTACCGCAGCGCCGGCCGGGCGATCGTCAGCTCGGGCAAGCGGCACCTGCAGGCCGTGGGCACGCCGGGCGCGGTCGCGCAGGTGCTGGCCGCGCTGATCGAGAACTCGCTCATGCACGGCGGCGGCACCGTCGCGCTGCGCACGCGCGTGACCGGCAACCAGGCGGTCGTGGAGGTCACCGACGAGGGCCCCGGCGTCCCCGCCGACCTCGGCGCGCGCATCTTCGAGCGGACGATCAGCGGCCGCAACTCCACGGGCATCGGTCTCGCCGTCGCCCGCGACCTCGCCGAGGCGGACGGAGGCCGACTGGAACTGCTCCAGGCGCAGCCGCCGGTGTTCGGCCTGTTCCTGTCACGGACGCCGCCGCAGCGGCGGGCGACGGAGGAGGACATGCCGACCGTGCGGTAG
- a CDS encoding response regulator transcription factor, with product MTRVLLAEDDASISEPLARALRREGYEVEVREDGPTALDAGMQGGVDLVVLDLGLPGMDGLEVARRLRADGHTVPILILTARADEVDTVVGLDAGADDYVTKPFRLAELLARVRALLRRGAVEPQQPPATHGVRIDVESHRAWMGDEELQLTAKEFDLLRVLVRDAGRVVTRDQLMREVWDTTWWSSTKTLDMHISWLRKKLGDDAANPRYIATVRGVGFRFEKS from the coding sequence ATGACCCGTGTACTGCTCGCCGAGGACGACGCGTCCATCTCGGAGCCGCTGGCCCGCGCACTGCGCCGGGAAGGTTACGAGGTCGAGGTGCGTGAGGACGGACCCACCGCGCTCGACGCCGGAATGCAGGGCGGTGTCGACCTGGTCGTGCTGGACCTCGGCCTGCCCGGCATGGACGGCCTGGAGGTCGCCCGCCGACTGCGCGCCGACGGCCACACCGTGCCCATCCTGATCCTGACCGCGCGCGCCGACGAGGTGGACACCGTGGTGGGCCTGGACGCGGGCGCCGACGACTACGTCACCAAGCCCTTCCGGCTCGCCGAACTGCTCGCGCGGGTCCGGGCCCTGCTCCGGCGCGGCGCCGTCGAGCCGCAGCAGCCGCCCGCCACGCACGGCGTGCGGATCGACGTCGAGTCGCACCGCGCCTGGATGGGCGACGAGGAACTCCAGCTCACCGCGAAGGAGTTCGACCTGCTCCGGGTGCTGGTACGCGACGCGGGCCGGGTCGTCACCCGCGACCAGCTGATGCGCGAGGTCTGGGACACCACCTGGTGGTCGTCCACCAAGACCCTCGACATGCACATCTCCTGGCTGCGCAAGAAGCTCGGCGACGACGCGGCGAACCCCCGCTACATCGCGACCGTGCGCGGCGTGGGCTTCCGTTTCGAGAAGAGCTGA
- a CDS encoding oligopeptide:H+ symporter, whose product MASSLTKDSVRPGTPGSEKTFFGHPRGLATLFMTEMWERFSYYGMKALLPLYLVAPGGLHMNAAAATAIYSVYLSLVYLLTLPGGWFADRVLGPRRTVAVAGTVIMLGHLTLALPSAGTFFAGLGLVAIGSGLLKANISTMVGHLYDGPDDPRRDGGFTLFYIGINLGAFAAPLVIGTVGQDVNWHIGFALAAVGMGLGLAQFLLGTRHLSSRSDIVPTPLTAEQKKSTLTKSAVWAGVAAVFYAIVGFSGVYTLNWLLVPITAAGLLIPVLVIARIKRDRELDRADQSKMTAYIWFFVAAAVFWMIYDQGGSTVSLFADASAKNTVFGWNFPVSWYQSVNPVMIMALAPVFAWAWLALARRGKEPSTAVKFTMGLVLIGASFFLFLAPLAIADGGHKAAALWLVAVYFVQTVGELTLSPVGLSVTTKMAPAKYASQMMGVWFLAVTAGDATTGLLSIAGVDLNKTGIVALEAALAVLAGVAVWMYRRKVGELMGDVH is encoded by the coding sequence ATGGCGTCCAGCCTGACGAAGGACTCGGTCCGTCCGGGCACCCCCGGTTCCGAGAAGACCTTCTTCGGCCACCCCCGCGGCCTGGCCACCCTCTTCATGACCGAGATGTGGGAGCGCTTCTCCTACTACGGCATGAAGGCCCTGCTCCCGCTGTACCTGGTGGCACCGGGCGGCCTGCACATGAACGCGGCCGCCGCGACCGCGATCTACTCGGTGTACCTCTCCCTCGTGTACCTGCTCACCCTGCCGGGCGGCTGGTTCGCGGACCGTGTCCTCGGCCCCCGCAGGACGGTCGCCGTCGCCGGCACGGTCATCATGCTCGGCCACCTCACGCTGGCCCTGCCCAGCGCCGGCACCTTCTTCGCGGGCCTCGGACTGGTCGCGATCGGCTCCGGTCTGCTGAAGGCCAACATCTCCACGATGGTCGGCCACCTCTACGACGGCCCGGACGACCCGCGCCGCGACGGCGGCTTCACCCTCTTCTACATCGGCATCAACCTGGGCGCCTTCGCCGCGCCGCTGGTCATCGGCACCGTGGGCCAGGATGTCAACTGGCACATCGGCTTCGCGCTCGCCGCGGTCGGCATGGGCCTGGGTCTCGCCCAGTTCCTGCTCGGCACCCGCCACCTGAGCTCGCGCTCGGACATCGTCCCCACCCCGTTGACGGCCGAGCAGAAGAAGTCGACGCTGACCAAGTCCGCCGTGTGGGCGGGCGTCGCGGCCGTCTTCTACGCGATCGTCGGCTTCTCCGGCGTCTACACCCTGAACTGGCTGCTGGTCCCGATCACCGCCGCCGGGCTGCTCATCCCGGTCCTCGTCATCGCCCGGATCAAGCGGGACCGGGAACTGGACCGCGCCGACCAGTCGAAGATGACCGCGTACATCTGGTTCTTCGTCGCCGCCGCCGTGTTCTGGATGATCTACGACCAGGGCGGCTCCACCGTGTCGCTGTTCGCCGACGCCTCGGCGAAGAACACGGTCTTCGGCTGGAACTTCCCGGTCTCCTGGTACCAGTCGGTCAACCCGGTCATGATCATGGCGCTGGCCCCGGTCTTCGCCTGGGCGTGGCTGGCGCTCGCCCGGCGCGGCAAGGAGCCGAGCACCGCGGTGAAGTTCACGATGGGCCTGGTGCTGATCGGCGCGTCCTTCTTCCTCTTCCTCGCCCCGCTGGCGATCGCCGACGGCGGTCACAAGGCGGCCGCGCTGTGGCTGGTGGCGGTCTACTTCGTGCAGACCGTCGGCGAGCTGACCCTGTCCCCGGTGGGTCTGTCGGTGACCACGAAGATGGCGCCCGCGAAGTACGCCTCCCAGATGATGGGTGTCTGGTTCCTGGCCGTCACCGCCGGTGACGCGACGACGGGCCTGCTGTCCATCGCCGGTGTCGACCTCAACAAGACGGGCATCGTGGCCCTGGAGGCGGCGCTCGCCGTGCTCGCGGGTGTGGCGGTGTGGATGTACCGCAGGAAGGTCGGGGAACTCATGGGCGACGTCCACTGA
- a CDS encoding LPXTG cell wall anchor domain-containing protein: protein MPYRKRTAALASAAALAGSAVLLAAPAAHADVVDVNYSCQTPIGPKSAVSPIDIRGVKSGSGYRLTMSWQKGVSSSPIELGKGAMSPSATIVVGGADSGTVTVTGPANQAAIPANTPIKINDLSGTYAPRKTGKVTFTAGTLTITALGTTTTCKPTNNPGPSLSLDVTAAGGGSSGSGSSNSSSSSQTGTDSAGQLPRTGPEDSVVALGTLGGTVLLAGAAGTLWLTRRNQTARVRR from the coding sequence GTGCCGTACCGCAAACGAACCGCCGCGCTCGCGTCCGCAGCTGCCCTGGCCGGCTCCGCCGTGCTGCTGGCCGCACCCGCGGCGCACGCGGACGTCGTCGACGTCAACTACAGCTGCCAGACGCCGATCGGTCCCAAGAGCGCCGTCTCGCCCATCGACATCAGGGGCGTGAAGAGCGGCAGCGGTTACCGGCTCACCATGTCCTGGCAGAAGGGCGTCTCCTCCAGCCCCATCGAGCTGGGCAAGGGCGCGATGAGCCCGAGCGCCACCATCGTCGTGGGCGGCGCCGACAGCGGGACCGTGACGGTGACGGGCCCGGCCAACCAGGCCGCGATCCCCGCCAACACGCCCATCAAGATCAACGACCTGTCCGGTACGTACGCACCGCGCAAGACGGGCAAGGTCACCTTCACGGCGGGCACCCTCACCATCACGGCCCTCGGTACGACGACCACCTGCAAGCCCACCAACAACCCGGGGCCCTCGCTCTCCCTCGACGTCACCGCGGCGGGCGGCGGCTCGTCCGGCTCGGGCTCGTCGAACTCGTCCTCCTCGTCGCAGACCGGCACCGACTCCGCCGGACAGCTGCCGAGGACCGGCCCCGAGGACTCGGTCGTCGCCCTCGGCACCCTCGGCGGCACCGTCCTCCTCGCGGGCGCGGCGGGCACGCTGTGGCTGACCCGGCGGAACCAGACGGCCCGCGTACGCCGCTGA